The genomic interval CCAGATCGATGATTCTTGGTATGATAAACCGCTAAGAAACACCGCTGATCATTTTGCAACGAATGTACGATCGTGAAAGTGAGGAAAATATGTTATGGAACCTTTATCCTCAGCTATCGGATTACCACTTTACTGGGTTCAGAACAAAGCGTTTGGGCGTCAATTCGAGTTACGCGCAAAGAATATGCTGTTCGGGACTCTGCGCTTTGAACAGGCCCTGGGTACGCTGGCGACCGCCGAGTCGGAATCGGGGAGCTGGACGCTCAAACGAGTGGGGTTTCTTAATGTGCGTGTAACAATCCGGGAGGCCGGGCGCACGGATGATCTGGCGGTTTACTGGCCCAGGCTCTGGGGTGATGGCTGGTTGGAGACCTCCAGAGGCTCCCGGTTTCACTGGTTGTCAACAAACTTCTGGAGAACCGAGTGGGGATTTGCTCAATCGGATGACCGACCGCTCTTTGTAATGAAAAAAGGTACGGAAGAGCCAACGCTTTCAGACCTGCTGAAGTCACAGGCTGTCGTTGAGATTGAGCCAGAAGGAAACGGTCTTGAAGAAATATCTCTCCTTCTGATGCTGGGCTGGTATCTGATGATTCTGCACCAGGAGGATACAATGGTCGGGACAACCGCCGCGATCACGGCCGTTACCAGCTAGGTCGCGGAACTGTTTCCGGGATGGAGAATCCATGATACAGGTGCGAACACGGTTACGAAGGGGACCGGGACAAACAGGATGACCCAACTGCAGTCAGCCAGGAAAGAATTGCGGGAATGCGCCACAGAGACAGATGCTCAAATCCTGCAGAGGTTCTTCAAGACCGGTCCCGGGGAGTACGGGGAGGGGGACCGGTTTATCGGCGTTCGTGTCCCGGCGATTCGCCGGGTAGCGAAAACCTTCCGCGATCTAACCCTGGACGAGACCATCCGTCTTCTTCATTCGGACATCCACGAGGAGCGGTTACTCGCTCTGATCATCCTTACGGAAAAATACCGGAAAGGGACCGACGACGAGCAGAAGATGGTCTACGAACTCTACCTGAGCAACACCCGGTATATTAACAATTGGGACCTCGTGGACCTGTCGGCGGAGCATATTGCAGGTGCCTATCTCAGGGACCGGAGCCGTGAACCGCTGTACAGTCTGGCGCAATCGACGATGCTGTGGGAGCGAAGGATTTCGGTCCTGTCCACCTTTCATTTGATCAAGAGAGGCGAGTTTGGCGAAACGTTACGAATTGCCGAAATGCTCCTTCGAGATAAGGAAGACCTGATTCATAAGGCTGTGGGGTGGATGCTGCGGGAGGTCGGAAAACGCGACCGTGGAGTGGAGGAAGCCTTCCTGAAGAAGCATTATCGGGTCATGCCGCGGACGATGCTGAGGTACGCGATCGAAAAATTTCCCGAAGACCTGCGCCAGCAATATTTGAAGGGCACAATCGATCCACCATAGGATCGGCGGATTCGTGTACACTGTTTTTACCATGCAGGAACTACGTGATGGATCCCGCTAAAAAAGCCAGAGACATTCTCTATTCGGTCTGCAGGACATGTCTCGGACCGTTTATGGACGAACGGGAGAAAGCCAAACTGCGACGGAATGTAATGGCTTTACCGGTGACGCTCGAGTATCCCTTCGATCCGGAAGCCAAGCTCCTTCGATCGATCGGGATCAAACCTCCGATGTTCGATATTGGTGCGAACACCGGATTTTACAGCGATATCCTGGAAGATATCGCCGGGTCCGAACAATTGTATCTATTTGAGCCGCTTCCCCATCTCCACAACTATCTGAAAAAGCGATTCAGAAAGGCCCATGTCTTCGAACTCGCCCTGTCGAACCAGGAAGGCTCGCGAACCATCAGGGTACCCTTTATCGACGGGAAACGGTTTGATACCCGGGCAACCTTTGGTGAACACAGGGAACCCGGCCAGACAGGATTTGAAGAGATTGAGGTACGTTTGACAACCCTGGATACCCTGACCCGGAAGCTCGGACTGGATTCCATCGGTTTCATGAAAATCGACGTGGAAGGACATGAGGCCGAGGTGTTAAAGGGGGGAATAGAAACCTTAACCCGGTTTGCGCCCCTCATTCTCATTGAAATCGAGGCACGTCACCACGGGTTTCCCATCGCCACCATCTTTTCAACGTTGGAAGATATCGGCTACAAGGGCTATTTCATCAACGTTGAGTCGTATTCGCTGGTCGAAACCGGGCAATTCAATTGCAAACGGGATCAAAAGCAGGAACACCTCCAATCGAGACAATTTTTACGCTACCTGAACAATTTCTTCTTTGTTCCTGAAGCCCTTGAGAAGGACTTCATATCCAGGGTGACTGCTTTCCTGGAAGAGGAAAAGCTTTCTGTGAGAAAGCGGTTTTCACGGAGGAAAAGCAATGGAGATGAGTGACACGAACTTTGTTTTTCATGCCATCGGGGTTGTTCGATCTCCCCACACTGATCCTTCCAGGACGCCGATTCAGCCGGTTTTCGCCCGGGGGGTGAGGGGAACCGTGATCCTGGATCTGGACTACATGGAAGGGCTTGCGGATCTGGATGGTTTTTCCCACATCTACCTGCTCTATGTATTTGACAGAGCCGAGGAAACCCTTCTTACCGTCAAGCCATTCCTGGATGATGCGGCTCGCGGAATCTTTGCCACCCGGTCTCCCTTAAGGCCGAACAAGATCGGGATCAGCCTCGTAAGGCTGGTATCCATCGAGGAAAATGTTCTCACTGTGGAAGATGTCGACATTCTGGATGGGACCCCGCTTCTCGATATCAAGCCATACGTCGCCCGCTTTGAAACGAGGGAGGATGTCCGTTCCGGATGGCAGGACAAAGTTTCGGATGATGCTGCATATCAGCGGGGTCGCCGTGGATTTCGACGGGGACGGGATCCAGAGGGGGAGGATGATAATTAATTTCGGTCCGGAGCCTGAACCTGTCTCATAGAATTCCAAAGCCTCCTCATTGCCCCTTTATGACGACACTTATAAAAAGGTTTTTCTGTTGTTAAAAATTCTGGAGAAGATCAAATCACCTCACATCCAGCTGTCCCTGGCCGTGATCTGCGAGGCTGTATACAGCAAGTATCCCAACTCGAAGAGTTCTCTACGCCCTGGTACTGGGTCGCGGCGATCCTTTTCGCGACCGCGTCCTTGATCGGGCTTTATCTCCTCTGAAAAAGACGAGACCCCTGTGATCCCAACGTCCTCTTGACCGGGGGGAAGCCTGACCTGAGTCACGGAACCTTATCTCGGAAATTCCGTTGTACAGAGAGAACAATACAGGCGGTGAAACGTCAAACGGAAAAGGAAATCACGGTATGAAACGTCACCTTATTTTGCTTTCCGTCATGGTTTTATTGCTGCTCCCAGCATGCAGAACCCATGTTGAGCCGGAGTTGCCATACTCCCGGCAGCTTCGGGACGTGCTGGGCCAGGCCCGGCAATCCACCCATATCATGGGGGTATCCGCGGCTATCATTGTGCCCGGGTACCAGCCGTGGCTTGGGGTGAGTGGTGAATCCTACCCGGATCATCCCATCTCGGAGGATATGCTGTTTGACACGGCCAGTGCCGGGAAGGTGCTCATGGCCGCCCTTGTGATGGATCTCGCAGAAGATGGATTGCTCTCTCTGGATGACCCAATCCGTCAGTACCTTCCCCCATACCCGAACGTCGACGGATCTATCACAATCCGACAGCTTCTCAACCATACGAACGGCCTGTACGACATGGTTTCACATCCTGACGGGCCGTTCCGCAAGCCATACCGTCAGATCGAGTTTGACAAATGGTGGACGATGGATGAAATCTTCACCCGGCTGGGAGGGGCACCGTACTTGGCTCCGGGTGAAGGATTTCACTATACCCAGGCCGGGTACCAGCTGGCCGCGCAGATCGTCGAGAAGGTGACCCGGTCCACGGTTTCCGCTGAGATCCAGAAACGACTGCTTGATCCGCAGGATCTTGATGGTATGCTCCTCGATTTCTCAAAGCCGATCCCGGGCCGTTTTTCCATTGCTCATCCCTGGATCGATGCCGATGGGGATGGAGTTTTTGAAGATGAATTTTCAAAGTCAAGAAACTGGATCGCCTCTCTGTCCCGCATCCTTTTCTATTCCCGGGCGGAAGATTTTGCCGTCTGGATGAATGCCCTCTTTGCCGGAAAGGTACTTCAACCGAATTCTCTTCAAGAGATGATGACCTTCGTTCATCCCAAACCGGAGGAGACCGGCGGCCCCCTGTTTGTTGATTACGGCCTTGGGCTCATGGAAATCAACCCTCACCTTATGCGGGGTCAACGGGTTCTGGGGCACCTGGGCAGCATTCCCGGGTATCGGACTTTTCTGGGGCACTTCACGGATTCTGGAGTGACGATGGTGATCATGTACAACAGCGATACCGATGAGGGTTTCCCCATCATCGATGGCTTACTGGGTGTGGTTCTGGATCACCTCGAACAGGACTCAAGTGGTAGGCAGATGAGCAGGTAATTCACGGGGACGATCCCTTTTTCTCCATTCGCTATAATAAGGTTGCAGAACGCAGACCCGGCAGGCAGCGGGTGTGGCTGGAGTTCAGCGCAGGGAAGGAGAACGCCATGGATATGCCTGAACCGTATATCCTGAAGGGAATGTGGAAATGTCACCGGTCGAGATGAGGGAAAAGACAGAACAAAGTGGAACGAAATTCAGTCGGGAATCCTTTATTTCCTGGACTACCGACATCTTTGCCGCGGCCTATCTCCTCTGGATGGGGTATTCCCTCCGGGCTGGCACAGCAAACTTAGGCCATCTGTACGAGGGTCTCGGTGCCGACCTTCCTGTTTTCACCCGGTTTCTGGTTCAGCAGGGCGGATGGTTCTATCCTCTGGTTTTCGGTTTCTTTACGCTGATTGTCTTTGCCAAGGAATTTGTGATTCGGGATAAGCGCATCAGCACGATGGTCACCTTCCTCCTGGCCATCCTGGGGCAGTTTGTGTGGCACTGGATGACAACCCTCTTTTTTTATCCCATGGTTGAGTTGATACAGCAGATCGGATGATTATGGACTCGGATATCGAAATTCGCCGTGTTCGGGAATCGGACGTTGAACCGCTCCGGGAGGTGATCAATCAGATCTGTGTGGAAAAGTGGTACCTGGCCACTGCGGAAGGATTCTCCCTGGAGCAGAGCCGGGCCTACCTTCAGCGGGTCATCGAGAACGGCTTTCCCTATGTGGTGGCCATCCATCAGGACCGGATCGTGGGGTGGTGTGACATTGTCCCCAGCCCGGGGTCCGGGTACGCCCACTCAGGGCGCCTGGGAGTCGCTGTTGCCGGGGAGTATCGCGGAAAAGGCCTGGGCCGCCGCCTGATGGAGGCTTGCCTTTCGCTGGCCCGCCGTTCTCCGATTGAAAAGGTTGAGCTGGAAGTCTTCACCGACAACGTGCGCGCGGTCCAGCTCTATGAAAGCCTGGGATTCAAGGTGGAAGGGGTTAAGGTTCGGGCCAGGAAGCTCGAAGGCCGTTACCAGGACAGCCAGCTTATGGCCCTCTTTATCACACAGGAACATTCCTGACGATGCAATCGGGTCCTGAGAAGGAAATGAGAAACGATACCTCCGGAAGCTCTGCCGATTCTATCCCGATTTCGAGGATCTCGCTGCGGCTTCTCCTGACCCAGCCCTATCCGTTGACTGCCGCCATCGTTTTACCTCTGCTGATTCTCGTATCATGTGCCTTCTTCTATATTTTCATCGGTGACGTGATGATGCCCGGTCGGTTCCTTCATGTTCCGGAGATCGGCCTGGATGCACTCTTCCCTCTGCGGCCCTCCTGGGTCCTGGTGTACGCGACGCTCTACCTGTACCTGATCGTACTGCCAATTCTCACCGTGCGCCAGGAAAAGCATGTGGTCCGTACGATCCTGGCCTACCTGACGGTGTGGATCGTCGCTTTCATCTGCTTCCTTATCTACCCCACGGCAGCCCCCCGGCCGGAACAGGTGGCCGGGAGTGGCTTCATTCCCTGGGCCCTTCGTCTTCTGTATTCCATGGACCCACCCTACAATTGTTTTCCTTCCATCCACGTTGCGCACTCTTTCGTGTCGGTGTTTACCTGCTATCGAATCCACCGGGGTGTGGGACTCAGCGGGGCGGTCGTTGGACTCCTGATTGGGGTCTCCACACTTTATACCAAACAACACTACGCCGTGGATGTGCTGGCCGGTATCCTGCTGGCGTACCTGGCCCATCTCATCTTTCTGCGTCCCTATCCCCGTGAGAAAATTCCTGAGCTCGACCGGCATTTGGCGCCGGCCTATGCCCTCCTCACGGCGGGATTTGTTACCACGGTTCTTCTGGTTTTCTGGTTTGTCTATCTGGTGAATGGAGAGTCTGGAATCCTGACACCCTGACGACCCGGCAGCACGAATATCGGAACTGAAAGGGTGGTAGACTTGGATACAGGAGATGCAGCTCAATTGTTCTAAGCATAGTTTCTGACAAAGAACGGGAAACCATTCCCGCTCATCCCAGGAGGCGAACATGTTCGTCCAATTACTGATCATCATCTTTGTCATCGCGGCAGTGACCAGCACCATCGCGGCTTTGCTCTTTTCCAGGCCCGTGAACAAGATTCTGGGACGTCTGGTGTCCGAGCAGCTGGCCCCGATCTGGCGACGGTACATCCTCTTTGCCATCTACGTCGTCGGAATTTCAGGGGGTGTGAGAGTCTGGGATCTTGAGCGGTACATCAATCCGGATAAAGAGGGCAACGTCCTTACTCTCAATTCAGACCGCTGGGTCATCGAAGTCTACAAAACCATCATGGGATCGCTCCAGGCCGTGGCTTGGATGCTGCTGATCTTCTTTCTCTTTGCCCTGGTCGCCTACGTCGTGGTCCGCGGGTTTGAGTTAAAACATTCAGGCGGGGAGAAGGAAAAGGAAAACAAAGGGTAATCCCTTGCGCCGGAATCACTGCATGGTGAAAAATATGGCTGTTACGGACGTGCGTGATAAATAATGACCAACGTACCTGAGGTTACATCGTTAAACGTGATGAGATATCATATTCAATCGTGACCAGATCCGATCAAAGGGTGTTAGTTGCGGTGAAGCTCATCCACACGGTTGCGTGGGCGTTTTTCGTGCTATGCATCGCCGGAATACCCATCATGACATGGCGAGGGCAGTACGGAACCGCAACATGGCTCGCCGGCATCGTTTTCGTCGAAGTTCTAATCATTTTGGTGAATCGATGGCGTTGTCCCCTTACGCCGCTGGCTGCACGGTATACTGAGGACCGACGAGACAATTTCGATATTTTCCTTCCGGAATGGCTGGCCAGGCACAATAAAGCGATCTTTGGATGGCTCTATATTGCTGGTATCCTCTATCTTGCCATATTGTGGATGACTCGGAATCCAGGGTGAGGAATTTTCTTTCAATCCGTTTGCAAAGGATTCGTTTATGAGCAAGAAAGGTTTTTCTTTATTGGCTCGAGAGTTTGTGCTTTTCAGTCTATGCGCTTTGTCCCTGATCCCGGTCATTTTTCTCAGCGTTGTCGCAGACCACCTTTCGATCAACCTCTATCTCATGCAGGAGTCCCTTGCCCCGAATGCGCCGCATCTGACGGAGATCGTGGCGCGGCTCACAGGCGGCTATCATGGCCTTTCCATGGAGATTCTTTTCATCCTCTGGCTCCTCCTGCCGATCTCCTTTTTCTGGCTTCTCTCCAGATCTACCTCGTCCTTAGAATTCCGGGTGAAATTCCTGTCTATTTTTTCGTTGGTATGGGTTCTGATTTTCACATATCTTTCCATGCTTGCCGCTGCATTTGTCGCACCTCGAACCCCCCTGTACGCCCGTCTGGAAGAGAGCGGGTGGCTCAACCTGGTTTCCTACATTCTCTATGCGGAAATTATCATTTTCTGCGTGATCCCGTTCATCTTCTTATTTCGCGTTGGAAAGACAGAGAAATCGAGTTCGTAAATTGCGGAACGGGATGACTCATCCAGCCCAGGTGGTAAACCAGATCGCTATAGCGCTGAGAAACGGGCCGTTCAAGGTGGCGCGCAACGTAACACTCTCGGATGGGCGAAGGGCTGCGGTTGCTGCATCCCGGACCTACTTTTCCTGGAAAGGTATCGTTCTTCTTTCCCAGCACATCGTGGTCCGTCATATCGACCAGGCATCCCTGCCCGACATGAAGGTTCTCTTTGATGCAGGCTTTGAGTATGCGAAGAAGATGAATTGGGTCCCCCTGCCCCGTGGATTGCAGTTCGGGTTCATGGTCATTCCCGTTCTCGTGGGAGAGTCCCCGGCGTCAGATCTGGTGGAGTCCGTTTCGAAATCACCCCAGAAGCATTTTTCCCTCTTCGAGTTTCCGGTGGTTGTTGACCTGGCGACGAACCAGGCCCATTACTTCAAAGGTCTTTCAGCCTGGGGGGCCTTCTTCTTTTCCGATCTGCGGAAAGTTGCGGAAACCTATATTCAGGGAAGCCTGTACCGCCAGAAAAATCCGGGGAAATGAAAAATAACAATAAGGTTCAGGAAAGTCTTCAGGTTATTCCGGGGGTAGGACCTGCGACCGAAAAAGATTTCCACGATCTCGGGATCTACAGGATCGAACAACTGAAAAACGCCAGTCCGGAATCTCTTTATGAGGATCTCTGTACCCTGCGGAGGGTCAGGATCGATCGATGTCAGCTCTATGTCTTTCGATGTGTCGTATACTATGCCTCCCATACGAATCATGATCCGGAAAAATTGAAGTGGTGGAACTGGAAGGATCATCCTCGCAACTCGAGGAAAAAGACGGGGTCGAAGCCCTCTTAATGGACCTGGCAGATAAACTAAATGTGATGGTGAGGAATCGAAAAAGGGTTCTGACCGTTGTAATAATGGAGAAAGAATCGGTAAATTCAAAGAAACGGCGTAATCTTTGACGATGACATCGACTGAAGAAGAAAGAAAGATCCTTCTGCATTCCTCCGGGGATACATCCCTTGAAGAGGTTCATGGGAGCGTGAAGACCCAGAATCTTTCAGTTTGGAAACGGATCTTTGCCTTTGCGGGGCCGGCGTACCTTATCAGCGTCGGGTACATGGATCCGGGAAACTGGGCCACCGATCTGGAGGGCGGATCCCGCTTCGGGTACGCCCTGATCTGGGTGATCCTGATGTCCAACATGATGGCGATCCTCCTTCAAACCCTGTCCGCACGGCTGGGAATCGTCACAGGGAAGGACCTGGCGCAGGCCTGTCGATCGGAGTATTCCAGGTGGGCTTCCTTCGTTCTCTGGATCCTGGGAGAGATCGCAATTGCCGCCTGCGATCTCGCTGAGCTACTGGGTACCATTCTCGGGTTAAACCTCCTCTTCGGCCTTCCCCTGCTCTGGGGGGCATTGATTACCCTGTTCGACACCTTTCTTCTCCTTGCGATCCAGAGGCTGGGAATTCGGAAGATGGAAGCCTTTATCCTGTCGTTGATCTCGATCATCGCGGGCGGATTCGTCGTGAACCTGTTCCTGGCAAAGCCGGACTGGGGCCCCGCGGCGGCCGGGCTGATTCCTTCCATTCCGGAAGGGTCGCTCTACATTATCCTCGGAATCATCGGGGCGACGGTGATGCCCCACAATCTATATCTCCATTCTTCCCTCGTCCAGACACGCAAGGTTTCCCGCACTGTCGATTCGAAGGCCCAGGCCTGCAGGTACAATCTTCTGGATTCCGTCATTGCCCTGAACGCGGCTTTTTTTGTTAATGTGGCGATCCTTGTTCTGGCTGCGGCTGTCTTTTACCGCCATGGCATGGTTGTGACCGAAATCCAGCAGGCGCACCAGCTCCTCGAGCAATTCCTGGGCACACAGGCCGCATCCATCGCGTTCGGACTGGCCCTGCTTGCGGCGGGTCAGAGCTCTACGCTGACGGGAACACTGGCCGGTCAGATCGTCATGGAAGGATTCGTCAAGATTCGGTTACGGCCGGCCTTGAGACGTCTGATCACACGGGCAATTGCGCTGCTCCCCGCCGTTGTTGTAATCTCCATTTCGGGCGACGAGGGAACCTACCGACTGCTCATCTTGAGCCAGGTGATCCTGAGCCTTCAGCTGCCCTTTGCCATCGTGCCCCTCGTGCACTTCACCAGCGATAAGCTGAAGATGGGATCCTTCGCCAACAGGGCCTGGGTAAAAGTCCTGGCCTGGATCACGTCGATCTTGATCATCGCGCTCAACGGTAAGCTGGTCTATGATCAGATCATGGAGTGGGTTCATGGTGGTGCTTCAACCCTGGTCTCCATTCTAACGATCGGCCTGACGATGGCGATTGTCCTCTTCCTTCTGTACGTTATCGTGCTTCCGCTAATTCATGGCGAGAAGGCCTGGAAAGAATGGAAGCCGACAGGTGCAATCGCCGTCATCGAGAAGATTGAAACCCATGCCATGAAACATATCGTCGCGGCCCTCGGCCGGGACAGCGGAGACGCCGCGATCGTCAGCCGTGCATTGTCCATCGCAAAGGCGGAGAAAGCCATGCTTACCCTGGTGCACGTGGTCGATTCCCCTTCCGCGCAAGTGCACAGCCACGACTCCTACGACGAGCACGCACGTGACGATGAACAGTATCTTCTCGATATCGCGACCGAGGTTCGCTCATCGGGGGTCCCCGTAGAGATCGCACTTGCGTTCGGCCACCCGTCCCGGGAACTGGTATCCTTTGCCGAAGCCCATCACGTGGACATGCTGGTCATGGGTTCGCACGGCCACCGATTGCTGGGAGATCTTCTCTGGGGTGAAACGGTCGATCCAGTGCGTCACAAGGTAAACATTCCGGTACTGGTAGTACGATGACAGATTTCGAGCTTCCATGAAGCATTCAGGTGCCGATATCGAAATGGTTACCCGGAGAATTGAAAGAGCCATCAGGGATCTGATCGCTTCCGTTTCGCGGGAGCCATTCTGGGTGACCCATTACGGAGCCAATGACATCGATCCAGGACATTTGGTCTACTGGATCTGCGTGGAAACCGACACGGAGAGAGATCGTCTGGCGAATCATCGCGAACTCAATCAAAATCTGCGCAGACTGCTGACGGAGTATGGTTATCCGGTTGAGGGCCGCGATGGGGCTTCTATCGGGTTTGAAAGCCAGGAGACGGTAGACAGGGAATTCGGAGGAAACTGGCGGCATCACTGGCAATGAAATAAACATGGATGGTATGGAGGCACCCATTGAAGAGTGAAACCTGGAAGGCGTGACCCGTGCTGGGCGTGCCGCGGGTTCGGCAGGCGGCTGAATATTATCGCGATGTTCTGGGATTTCATCTCGATCCGGACCAGGGGGTGTTCCAGCCTTCCACGGATGAACCGGACGGGGTTTATGCCATTGTGAAACGGTCTGTTGTCTGGATTCATTTTCAGATTCGCCGTGAAGCCTGGAGTCAGATCGAAAGAGCGGCCTATGAACGTGACGTCTATCTCTATGTTGAGGATGTCGATACCCTTCATGCCGATCTGGTGCGGCGGGGTGCCAGAATTCTGACTTCTCCTCAGCAGGCACCTCATGGGATCCATGAGATGGTGGTGGAAGATCTGAACGGATACAGGCTGGTCTTTTGAGAACGGAGACGATAGAAAACTGTCCTTCCGAAAAAACGTATTCATTACCAGGACTGTGCAATGGGAGGAAGGATGGATCGGATCGAGGCAATTAATGCAAAAACCCGTAGAGCTTACAATCTGGTTGCCGATCGGTACCATGAGCTTTTTCACGATGAACTGGCGGTTAAGGAGTACGACCGCAAGTTTCTTGATGAATTTGCAGGGAACTTCAATTCAGATTCGCTAATCTGTGACGCGGGGTGCGGGCCGTCCGCACACATTGGACATTACCTTTTTGATAAGGGGATTCCGGTGATTGGTGTGGACATTTCTGAACGCTGCATCGAACTGGCACGCAGGTTTCATCCGGATATGCGCTTTGAGATAAGTGACATGGGAGCCCTGCCGTTTGACAACGATTTCC from Thermoanaerobaculia bacterium carries:
- a CDS encoding FkbM family methyltransferase, with amino-acid sequence MDPAKKARDILYSVCRTCLGPFMDEREKAKLRRNVMALPVTLEYPFDPEAKLLRSIGIKPPMFDIGANTGFYSDILEDIAGSEQLYLFEPLPHLHNYLKKRFRKAHVFELALSNQEGSRTIRVPFIDGKRFDTRATFGEHREPGQTGFEEIEVRLTTLDTLTRKLGLDSIGFMKIDVEGHEAEVLKGGIETLTRFAPLILIEIEARHHGFPIATIFSTLEDIGYKGYFINVESYSLVETGQFNCKRDQKQEHLQSRQFLRYLNNFFFVPEALEKDFISRVTAFLEEEKLSVRKRFSRRKSNGDE
- a CDS encoding Nramp family divalent metal transporter; the protein is MTSTEEERKILLHSSGDTSLEEVHGSVKTQNLSVWKRIFAFAGPAYLISVGYMDPGNWATDLEGGSRFGYALIWVILMSNMMAILLQTLSARLGIVTGKDLAQACRSEYSRWASFVLWILGEIAIAACDLAELLGTILGLNLLFGLPLLWGALITLFDTFLLLAIQRLGIRKMEAFILSLISIIAGGFVVNLFLAKPDWGPAAAGLIPSIPEGSLYIILGIIGATVMPHNLYLHSSLVQTRKVSRTVDSKAQACRYNLLDSVIALNAAFFVNVAILVLAAAVFYRHGMVVTEIQQAHQLLEQFLGTQAASIAFGLALLAAGQSSTLTGTLAGQIVMEGFVKIRLRPALRRLITRAIALLPAVVVISISGDEGTYRLLILSQVILSLQLPFAIVPLVHFTSDKLKMGSFANRAWVKVLAWITSILIIALNGKLVYDQIMEWVHGGASTLVSILTIGLTMAIVLFLLYVIVLPLIHGEKAWKEWKPTGAIAVIEKIETHAMKHIVAALGRDSGDAAIVSRALSIAKAEKAMLTLVHVVDSPSAQVHSHDSYDEHARDDEQYLLDIATEVRSSGVPVEIALAFGHPSRELVSFAEAHHVDMLVMGSHGHRLLGDLLWGETVDPVRHKVNIPVLVVR
- a CDS encoding DNA alkylation repair protein, translated to MTQLQSARKELRECATETDAQILQRFFKTGPGEYGEGDRFIGVRVPAIRRVAKTFRDLTLDETIRLLHSDIHEERLLALIILTEKYRKGTDDEQKMVYELYLSNTRYINNWDLVDLSAEHIAGAYLRDRSREPLYSLAQSTMLWERRISVLSTFHLIKRGEFGETLRIAEMLLRDKEDLIHKAVGWMLREVGKRDRGVEEAFLKKHYRVMPRTMLRYAIEKFPEDLRQQYLKGTIDPP
- a CDS encoding VOC family protein, whose amino-acid sequence is MLGVPRVRQAAEYYRDVLGFHLDPDQGVFQPSTDEPDGVYAIVKRSVVWIHFQIRREAWSQIERAAYERDVYLYVEDVDTLHADLVRRGARILTSPQQAPHGIHEMVVEDLNGYRLVF
- a CDS encoding helix-hairpin-helix domain-containing protein — encoded protein: MKNNNKVQESLQVIPGVGPATEKDFHDLGIYRIEQLKNASPESLYEDLCTLRRVRIDRCQLYVFRCVVYYASHTNHDPEKLKWWNWKDHPRNSRKKTGSKPS
- a CDS encoding serine hydrolase domain-containing protein, with the protein product MKRHLILLSVMVLLLLPACRTHVEPELPYSRQLRDVLGQARQSTHIMGVSAAIIVPGYQPWLGVSGESYPDHPISEDMLFDTASAGKVLMAALVMDLAEDGLLSLDDPIRQYLPPYPNVDGSITIRQLLNHTNGLYDMVSHPDGPFRKPYRQIEFDKWWTMDEIFTRLGGAPYLAPGEGFHYTQAGYQLAAQIVEKVTRSTVSAEIQKRLLDPQDLDGMLLDFSKPIPGRFSIAHPWIDADGDGVFEDEFSKSRNWIASLSRILFYSRAEDFAVWMNALFAGKVLQPNSLQEMMTFVHPKPEETGGPLFVDYGLGLMEINPHLMRGQRVLGHLGSIPGYRTFLGHFTDSGVTMVIMYNSDTDEGFPIIDGLLGVVLDHLEQDSSGRQMSR
- a CDS encoding GNAT family N-acetyltransferase, with translation MIMDSDIEIRRVRESDVEPLREVINQICVEKWYLATAEGFSLEQSRAYLQRVIENGFPYVVAIHQDRIVGWCDIVPSPGSGYAHSGRLGVAVAGEYRGKGLGRRLMEACLSLARRSPIEKVELEVFTDNVRAVQLYESLGFKVEGVKVRARKLEGRYQDSQLMALFITQEHS
- the tsaA gene encoding tRNA (N6-threonylcarbamoyladenosine(37)-N6)-methyltransferase TrmO, translating into MSDTNFVFHAIGVVRSPHTDPSRTPIQPVFARGVRGTVILDLDYMEGLADLDGFSHIYLLYVFDRAEETLLTVKPFLDDAARGIFATRSPLRPNKIGISLVRLVSIEENVLTVEDVDILDGTPLLDIKPYVARFETREDVRSGWQDKVSDDAAYQRGRRGFRRGRDPEGEDDN
- a CDS encoding phosphatase PAP2 family protein, producing the protein MRNDTSGSSADSIPISRISLRLLLTQPYPLTAAIVLPLLILVSCAFFYIFIGDVMMPGRFLHVPEIGLDALFPLRPSWVLVYATLYLYLIVLPILTVRQEKHVVRTILAYLTVWIVAFICFLIYPTAAPRPEQVAGSGFIPWALRLLYSMDPPYNCFPSIHVAHSFVSVFTCYRIHRGVGLSGAVVGLLIGVSTLYTKQHYAVDVLAGILLAYLAHLIFLRPYPREKIPELDRHLAPAYALLTAGFVTTVLLVFWFVYLVNGESGILTP
- a CDS encoding class I SAM-dependent methyltransferase; its protein translation is MDRIEAINAKTRRAYNLVADRYHELFHDELAVKEYDRKFLDEFAGNFNSDSLICDAGCGPSAHIGHYLFDKGIPVIGVDISERCIELARRFHPDMRFEISDMGALPFDNDFLDGIIAYYSIIDTPKIYVDRIFQEFYRVLKPGGLLLVTVKVGSGEGYLTELLGYEVEIYFSCFSLDEIRSYYDENQFDVQLLEQRRPYDVEIPVDRIYAVGKKRPGP